The following nucleotide sequence is from Jatrophihabitans sp..
TGCTGCACGGGCGGGTCACCGCGGCTCACCGGGCGACGGCGGTCTCGGCGATGTCGCTGGCGATGGCGGTCGGAGGGCTGCTGGGCAACCTGCTGATCCCGCTGATTCCCCGGAACACCGCCTTCATCACCGTCGGCACCCTGGTCGCGCTCAGCGCGCTCACCTGCTGGCGGCTGCCCTCGCAACGCCAAGAAGGCCTGGTCGACGAGCCGCGGGCCGACGGGAAGGACCCGCTCGACGGTCCCACCCTCGCAGCGGCCGACGCTGCTGGTCAGCATCAGCGGCAGATCGCCACACCGTCGGCTGACAGCACTTGATCAGTTCCAGAAAATGGGTCAGACTGCGGCGCATGCCTACCGTTTCGGACCTTGAGCGCATACTGCGCGCTGCCGATCTGCGGGTCACCCGTCCTCGGGTGGCGGTGCTGACCGCAGTGCACCAGCACCCCCACGCCGACACCGACTCGATCATCGGGCACGTGCGCAAGGACTACGGCGAGGTCTCCCACCAGGCCGTCTACGACGTGCTCCGGGCGCTGACCACCGCAGGCCTGGTCCGGCGCATCGAGCCGGCAGGCTCGGTGGCCCGCTACGAGGCGCGCGTCGGTGACAACCACCACCACGCCGTCTGCCGGTCCTGCGGAGTCATCGCCGACGTCGACTGCGCCGCCGGCCAGACTCCCTGCCTGACTGCCTCCGACGACCGCGGCTTCGTGATCGACGAGGCCGAGGTCGTCTACTGGGGCCTGTGCCCCGAGTGCGTCGCCGCGGGGTCGG
It contains:
- a CDS encoding Fur family transcriptional regulator, translated to MPTVSDLERILRAADLRVTRPRVAVLTAVHQHPHADTDSIIGHVRKDYGEVSHQAVYDVLRALTTAGLVRRIEPAGSVARYEARVGDNHHHAVCRSCGVIADVDCAAGQTPCLTASDDRGFVIDEAEVVYWGLCPECVAAGSGAATSETATSETAASETAALGGS